Proteins co-encoded in one Garra rufa chromosome 21, GarRuf1.0, whole genome shotgun sequence genomic window:
- the edaradd gene encoding ectodysplasin-A receptor-associated adapter protein isoform X1, whose translation MCETIVVNMTSLKAFAESFGRVASEPVEDTDPSSFITDMSLRSNYPVQVTDPQGIRDPVTLQLSSVPPGYLSSAVDRIRQPVENDGSEFIASSTVSSDFGKEHKPCKECLCSAPPPKISDLMNDEDLLYTLRLKLDPTHCTVKNWKNFASRWGMSYDELTLLEQRTHGPIYQSPTQEFLLRYNQKPVTELTQLCQLYQRIDVLRLLQRWMENDWPSRWQQAH comes from the exons ATGTGTGAAACAATCGTAGTGAACATGACGAGTTTGAAGGCGTTCGCCGAGTCGTTTG GGAGAGTGGCTTCTGAACCGGTGGAGGACACTGACCCCAGCAGCTTCATTACAGATATG TCTCTGAGGTCAAACTACCCTGTTCAGGTCACTGATCCTCAAGGTATCAGAG ATCCTGTAACCCTCCAGCTCAGCTCTGTACCCCCTGGATATCTGTCGTCAGCGGTAGACAGGATACGACAG CCTGTGGAAAATGACGGTAGTGAATTTATTGCATCATCTACTGTTTCATCAG ATTTCGGTAAAGAGCATAAGCCCTGTAAGGAGTGTTTATGTTCAGCCCCTCCACCCAAAATCAGTGACCTGATGAACGACGAAGACCTTCTGTACACTCTACGGCTGAAGCTGGATCCGACTCACTGCACTGTTAAAAACTGGAAGAACTTTGCAAGCCGTTGGGGAATGAGCTACGACGAGCTCACGCTTCTAGAGCAACGCACACACGGTCCCATCTACCAGAGTCCCACTCAAGAGTTCCTCCTGCGCTACAACCAGAAACCTGTCACGGAGCTCACCCAACTCTGCCAGCTTTACCAGCGCATCGACGTGCTACGATTGCTCCAGAGGTGGATGGAGAACGACTGGCCCTCGCGGTGGCAGCAGGCCCATTAG
- the edaradd gene encoding ectodysplasin-A receptor-associated adapter protein isoform X2, giving the protein MCETIVVNMTSLKAFAESFGRVASEPVEDTDPSSFITDMSLRSNYPVQVTDPQDPVTLQLSSVPPGYLSSAVDRIRQPVENDGSEFIASSTVSSDFGKEHKPCKECLCSAPPPKISDLMNDEDLLYTLRLKLDPTHCTVKNWKNFASRWGMSYDELTLLEQRTHGPIYQSPTQEFLLRYNQKPVTELTQLCQLYQRIDVLRLLQRWMENDWPSRWQQAH; this is encoded by the exons ATGTGTGAAACAATCGTAGTGAACATGACGAGTTTGAAGGCGTTCGCCGAGTCGTTTG GGAGAGTGGCTTCTGAACCGGTGGAGGACACTGACCCCAGCAGCTTCATTACAGATATG TCTCTGAGGTCAAACTACCCTGTTCAGGTCACTGATCCTCAAG ATCCTGTAACCCTCCAGCTCAGCTCTGTACCCCCTGGATATCTGTCGTCAGCGGTAGACAGGATACGACAG CCTGTGGAAAATGACGGTAGTGAATTTATTGCATCATCTACTGTTTCATCAG ATTTCGGTAAAGAGCATAAGCCCTGTAAGGAGTGTTTATGTTCAGCCCCTCCACCCAAAATCAGTGACCTGATGAACGACGAAGACCTTCTGTACACTCTACGGCTGAAGCTGGATCCGACTCACTGCACTGTTAAAAACTGGAAGAACTTTGCAAGCCGTTGGGGAATGAGCTACGACGAGCTCACGCTTCTAGAGCAACGCACACACGGTCCCATCTACCAGAGTCCCACTCAAGAGTTCCTCCTGCGCTACAACCAGAAACCTGTCACGGAGCTCACCCAACTCTGCCAGCTTTACCAGCGCATCGACGTGCTACGATTGCTCCAGAGGTGGATGGAGAACGACTGGCCCTCGCGGTGGCAGCAGGCCCATTAG
- the LOC141295931 gene encoding uncharacterized protein, with product MMNGETMIHALSERVTLEGTEKGAVAVTGSTDPAINLKEEDKLVAATIHLDHLSKDEALKLIKFLEPYDKNLELKTAKDLKAGLSLGDLRMNSGLNGQINAPSLKGGISSPTVNAEMPKIEGATPNFSYSGFRRPNFGMSAPNLEGAGLDGTLEAPDVSLSTPKLNTQDVSVNVDKPELKTKTPKFKMPNFNLHAKKPRVDGDVNLSTPDINADLKTPNLNLSAPKINGETPDIDMTLPKTELSAPNLDIETPKANIDAPSGKIKFPKWKGKTTKAKLPKASVDANLSAPKLNADAPDVDFDLPRGNLEGPDVDLNAPSGKIRFPTLKKPTFGHKVKAPEVDLDADVSTPNLNLSAPKIDGDISIPNADVDVKAPDVDIRAPSSKHKMPTIKMPKLNLHKSKLKTPDLNAGVHAPDLDMSAPGVDINLPKAELDGPNLDVKAPNLNLSAPNLDMKTPSADLTTPDIDIDAPSAKLKKPHLKLPKINLSGSKMKGPDVDLNGQADLHGPDLDLKAPNLNLSAPKVDGKFSAPDVDANLPNANIKSPNVDIEAPDIDIDTPSGKAKLPNFKMPKFGLSGPRVKTPKLDEPDLDVKMPTAELKAPNVDVKAPNLSVSTPKVDGGISAPSLDVGLPKANLNAPTANIGGNLKSPNINLSTPDVDLDLPKAELKGPDASLKVPDVDINAPSGKFRMPHFNLPKLNLSGPKVKGPELDANADLDLSVPKLEGGLNAPRVDLNLPKAEVSVPDINATLPKAEFNDPNVDIKSPDLEAPSAKLKPITFKKPKVKTPEIDLNAEAPDLSLSAPTVDADADINLPKADVDINAPKGKVKFPTLKKFHLGGPKVKSPDVDFDADVNGPDLSLSAPKVDTPNVNLSLPKAGVDADLPTADVDINAPKGKVKFPTFKKFHLSGPKVKSPDVDFDADVNGPDLNLSAPGVGTPDLDMSLPKAGLDVDAPTADIDINAPKGKMKFPGLKKFHLTSPKVKSPDVDIGADVSGPDLNLSAPRIGSPDVDLSLPNAGVDVDVPTSDVDLKAPKGNVKFPTLKKFNLTSPKVKSPDVDFDADVSGPDLNLSAPRIGSPDVDLSLPNAGVDVDVPTSDVDLKAPKGNVKFPTLKKFNLTSPKVKSPDVDIGADVSGPDLNLSAPGVGTPVVDLSLPNAGVDVDAEVEGSKRKAKWPFKWRRSTDSKDGDINIKAPEVDGTTPEIKLPKNIPLFKSHRLPESNIDNILQELSGAVDLNTDPTKTTTDQVVSVSSIKTNLKASSPSAGVNGQTSFVDIRERLRLSNARSTSPDINISSESGSPTRVNRGTFKVTKPDADKDYPVVDTASDENDAKLSLSLNNMLGLPTD from the exons ATGATG AATGGAGAAACTATGATTCATGCCCTCTCAGAGAGAGTAACTCTGGAGGGTACAGAAAAAGGAGCAGTCGCGGTCACAGGAAGCACAGATCCAGCAATTAACCTGAAGGAAG AAGATAAGCTTGTTGCTGCAACCATTCATCTGGACCACCTCAGTAAAGATGAAGCTCTGAAACTGATCAAATTTCTTGAGCCCTATGATAAGAACCTTGAACTTAAAACAGCAAAGGATCTGAAAGCAGGACTG TCTCTTGGTGATCTTCGAATGAACAGTGGGCTGAATGGACAGATAAACGCCCCAAGCCTTAAGGGTGGCATCTCATCCCCAACAGTAAATGCAGAAATGCCAAAGATTGAGGGTGCCACACCTAACTTCAGCTACTCAGGGTTCAGAAGGCCAAATTTTGGCATGTCTGCACCAAATCTCGAAGGAGCAGGTCTGGATGGTACATTAGAAGCACCTGATGTCAGTCTCTCTACCCCTAAACTTAACACCCAAGATGTTTCTGTTAATGTGGACAAGCCTGAACTGAAGACCAAAACGCCCAAGTTCAAAATGCCCAACTTTAATCTACATGCTAAAAAACCAAGGGTTGATGGTGATGTGAATTTATCCACCCCAGACATAAACGCTGATTTAAAAACCCCCAATCTGAATCTGTCAGCTCCAAAGATTAATGGAGAAACCCCTGATATAGACATGACCTTGCCGAAAACTGAGCTCAGTGCTCCAAACCTGGACATCGAAACACCAAAAGCAAACATCGACGCTCCCTCTGGCAAGATAAAATTTCCTAAATGGAAAGGAAAAACTACAAAAGCGAAATTACCAAAGGCGAGTGTTGATGCAAATCTTTCTGCCCCAAAATTAAATGCAGATGCACCAGATGTTGACTTTGATCTGCCAAGAGGCAATCTTGAAGGTCCAGATGTAGATCTAAATGCCCCCTCTGGCAAAATAAGGTTCCCAACATTAAAGAAACCCACATTTGGGCACAAGGTTAAAGCACCAGAGGTTGACTTAGATGCTGATGTCTCAACACCTAATTTAAATCTCTCAGCACCAAAGATAGATGGAGATATCAGCATCCCAAATGCAGATGTCGATGTAAAAGCACCTGATGTAGACATCCGTGCTCCGTCTTCAAAGCACAAGATGCCAACTATTAAAATGCCAAAGCTAAACCTACATAAATCAAAGCTGAAAACTCCAGATCTAAATGCAGGGGTACACGCACCAGACTTGGACATGTCAGCTCCTGGGGTGGATATTAATCTGCCAAAAGCTGAACTAGATGGACCGAATCTTGATGTCAAGGCACCAAACCTCAACCTCTCTGCACCAAATCTAGATATGAAAACTCCAAGTGCTGATTTGACAACTCCAGATATTGACATAGATGCTCCATCTGCAAAGTTAAAGAAGCCTCATCTTAAACTGCCTAAAATAAATCTATCTGGGTCAAAAATGAAAGGTCCAGATGTAGACCTCAATGGACAGGCAGATCTCCATGGACCGGACCTAGACCTGAAAGCTCCAAATCTCAATCTTTCAGCACCCAAAGTGGATGGCAAATTTAGTGCTCCAGATGTGGATGCGAACTTGCCAAATGCTAATATCAAAAGTCCAAATGTAGACATTGAAGCCCCAGACATTGACATTGATACCCCCTCTGGCAAAGCCAAGCTACCTAACTTTAAGATGCCTAAATTTGGTCTTTCTGGACCTCGGGTTAAAACACCAAAACTAGATGAACCTGATCTAGATGTGAAGATGCCCACAGCAGAACTCAAAGCACCTAATGTAGATGTCAAAGCACCCAATCTTAGTGTTTCTACACCTAAAGTTGACGGTGGCATTTCTGCTCCCTCTTTAGACGTTGGTTTGCCAAAAGCCAACTTAAATGCTCCAACTGCAAACATTGGGGGAAATCTAAAGTCACCAAATATTAATCTCTCCACCCCAGATGTAGACCTAGACTTGCCAAAAGCAGAGCTTAAAGGACCTGATGCTAGCCTTAAAGTCCCAGATGTTGACATTAATGCACCATCAGGAAAATTTAGGATGCCACATTTCAATTTGCCAAAACTGAATTTGTCTGGGCCAAAGGTTAAAGGGCCTGAGCTGGATGCTAACGCAGATCTAGATCTCTCAGTTCCCAAACTGGAAGGAGGATTAAATGCACCTAGAGTTGACCTAAATCTTCCCAAAGCTGAGGTCAGTGTGCCTGACATAAATGCAACCTTACCAAAAGCTGAGTTCAATGATCCCAATGTAGATATCAAGTCCCCAGACTTAGAGGCTCCGTCTGCAAAGCTGAAACCGATTACATTTAAGAAACCAAAAGTAAAGACACCTGAGATTGACTTAAATGCAGAAGCTCCTGATCTCAGCCTCTCAGCTCCAACAGTTGATGCAGATGCTGATATAAACCTTCCCAAAGCAGATGTTGACATCAATGCTCCTAAAGGAAAGGTGAAATTCCCAACACTCAAAAAGTTTCACTTGGGTGGTCCAAAAGTCAAATCTCCAGATGTTGACTTTGATGCTGATGTAAATGGACCAGATCTGAGCCTATCTGCACCTAAGGTTGATACTCCTAATGTTAATCTGAGTCTACCAAAAGCTGGGGTTGATGCAGATTTACCCACAGCAGATGTTGACATAAATGCTCCGAAAGGAAAGGTGAAATTCCCAACATTCAAAAAGTTTCACTTGTCTGGTCCAAAAGTCAAATCTCCAGATGTTGATTTTGATGCTGATGTAAATGGACCAGATCTGAATCTATCTGCACCTGGGGTTGGTACTCCTGATCTTGATATGAGTCTACCAAAAGCTGGGCTTGATGTAGATGCCCCTACAGCAGACATTGACATCAATGCTCCCAAAGGAAAGATGAAATTCCCAGGACTCAAAAAGTTCCACCTGACTAGTCCAAAAGTCAAATCTCCTGATGTTGACATTGGTGCTGATGTAAGTGGACCAGATCTGAATCTATCTGCACCCAGAATTGGTAGTCCTGATGTTGATCTGAGTCTTCCCAATGCTGGGGTTGATGTAGATGTCCCTACATCAGATGTTGACCTCAAAGCTCCCAAAGGAAATGTGAAATTCCCAACACTTAAAAAGTTCAACCTGACTAGTCCAAAAGTCAAATCTCCAGATGTTGATTTTGATGCTGATGTAAGTGGACCAGATCTGAATCTATCTGCACCCAGAATTGGTAGTCCTGATGTTGATCTGAGTCTTCCCAATGCTGGGGTTGATGTAGATGTCCCTACATCAGATGTTGACCTCAAAGCTCCCAAAGGAAATGTGAAATTCCCAACACTTAAAAAGTTCAACCTGACTAGTCCAAAAGTCAAATCTCCTGATGTCGACATTGGTGCTGATGTAAGCGGACCAGATCTGAATTTATCTGCACCTGGGGTTGGTACTCCTGTTGTTGATTTGAGTCTACCAAATGCTGGGGTTGATGTAGATGCTGAAGTTGAGGGCTCCAAACGTAAGGCAAAATGGCCTTTCAAATGGCGAAGGTCTACTGACTCAAAGGATGGGGATATAAACATTAAAGCACCAGAAGTAGATGGTACCACCCCAGAAATTAAACTCCCCAAAAATATACCATTGTTCAAGTCTCACCGCCTGCCTGAGAGCAACATTGACAATATCCTACAAGAACTCAGTGGAGCGGTTGACCTCAATACTGACCCTACGAAAACAACTACTGACCAAGTTGTCTCAGTCTCGTCAATCAAGACAAATCTTAAAGCTTCTTCTCCATCTGCTGGGGTCAATGGACAAACTAGTTTTGTAGATATCCGTGAAAGGCTGAGGTTGTCTAATGCACGTAGCACGAGCCCAGATATCAACATATCTTCAGAATCAGGCAGCCCTACAAGAGTGAACAGAGGGACATTTAAAGTCACAAAGCCCGATGCTGATAAGGACTATCCGGTAGTGGATACAGCTAGTGATGAAAATGATGCCAAGCTTAGCCTCAGCTTGAACAACATGCTTGGTTTGCCAACAgattaa